The nucleotide window GGCCAGTGACCAACCAGGCGTGACTCGTGGCCAAGCTGTTTGCGGCAGGTAGTGACGCTGGCACGCTGTGGCCCACCCCCCGGACCTCGGCGGCGGTGCGGGCGGCCTGGGCGGCGGCCTGTAGCTGGGCGACCACCGGCTCCTGGCCGACGACGTCCTCCCACACGCTCATGGCCGCTCCCCACACTCCGGGTCAGCGCCCCCCTGGAGCCGCTGCGCTGCCACCGTGAAGGCCGTGCCCGCCCCCTGCGGAGAGCCGTCTTCCCGGCGCACACGCCCTTGGTGCGCGGCCAGCAGCCTACCTACCGCCTGGTTCACGGCTTGTGTCACCTGGGCGACGGGCTGACAGGCATCTACAACCGTGAAGCGTTCCGGCTCGGCGGCAGCCAGGGTCAGGAACTGTTCGCGCAGGGCGTGGTGGAAGGAGCTGGGCTCGCGCTCTAGGCGGTCCGTGGTACCCCGGACGGCGGTGCGCTGCCGGGCCAGGGCGGGGTCGGCGTCCAGCAGGATGGTCAGCTCCGGCAGCAGGCCGCCGGTGGCCCATAGGGAGAGGTCACGCACCTCGGTGGGGCCGAGCGCCCGGGCAGCCCCCTGGTAGGCGACGGAGGAGTCCAGGTAGCGGTCGCAGACGACCACGGCCCCCTCCGCTAGGGCGGGGCGGATCACCGTGTCCACGTGGTGGGCGCGGTCGGCGGCGTAGAGCAGAGCCTCCGCACGGGGGGTGACCTCTCCGCCATGCAGCAGCAGGCGCCGGATCTCCTGTCCGAGCAGCGTGCCGCCTGGCTCCAGCGTGCGGCGGTAGCTGATACGCGCCGCTGCCAGGGTGGTGGCCAGCAGGTCCAGCTGGGTGGTCTTGCCGACGCCGTCTCCCCCCTCGAAGGTGATGAGCAGGCCAGCACGCGGTTTTCCGGGGCGGGCGGGCGGGGGCACAGTCACTCTGTGAGTGTATCGGTGGGCACCGGCGGGACCGACAGGACAGCGCCCCCTGTGGAATCACACAATATTTTCCGGTAGCTTGCAAAGCCCTAGAACGTGGCTACCGTGAGTAAAGGGCGATATTTCCGTCATTACTGGACACAGTTCCCAAGCTCCTGTAATGACCCTCGTCACTTTCGGACAGATGTACCACTTCGCCTGCACAACCCCTGGTGGTTTGCCACAATATTGGTACACTTGTACCACTCGATCAGTGACCCGCTGCACAGCTGGCTCCACAACTACAACAGTCCCACCCGCCAGGCAGACAAAGACGTCTGGAGAAACATGCGACCTTATATCGGCTCAGAGATCGGGGAGCTGGAGACCGTCATCCTCCACCGCCCCGGCACAGAAATGCTCCGACTCACCCCGGAGAACAAGGACGACCTGCTGTTCGACGACGTCCTGTGGCTCGAACGTGCCCAGGAGGAACACGATCAGTTCGCCAAAGTACTAACCGACCACGGCGTCCAGGTCCTCTACCTGCGCGACCTGCTCTCCCAGACCCTGGAAGTCCCCGAGGCCAGGAGCTACCTGGTCAAGGAGGTCCTAAGCGCCTGTGAGAGCGGCTGCGGCGGCGACAGCAGCATCCAGTACTGGGCAGAGCGACTCTCCCCCACCGACCTGGCTGAGGTGCTGATCGCCGGCATCACCAAAGAGGAGATTCTAGAGCAGCTGCCCACCGTCTCCTCCATGACCCTGTCCACCATGAGCAACGACGACCTCCTGCTGTCCCCGCTGCCCAACCACCTCTTCACCCGCGACTCCTCCAGCTGGGTCTACCAGGGCGTGTCCATCAACGCCATGCAGCACCCCGCCCGCCGCCGTGAATCCCTCAGCTACCGGGCCATCTACCGCTGGCACCCGCTGTTCGCCGGGCAGGACTTCCCCCTGTGGTGCGACGGCGACACCAGCCCCGGAGTCACCATGGAAGGCGGTGACATCCAGATACTCGGCAACGGTGCCGTCATGATCGGGGTCTCCGAACGCACCTCCTCCCAAGGCGTCGAACAGCTCAGCGCCGCCCTGTTCAAAGGCGGGGTGGAGCAGGTGATCGCCGTCCACATGGTCAAGAAACGGGCGCAAATGCACCTGGACACCATCATGACGATGGTCGACCACGGCACCTTCACCAAATACGTGGGCGCCGGGATGATACCCACCTACACACTGCGCCCAGGCGACGACGGCAGCATCCACACCACCGAGAACCCCCCAGAAGCCATGAACGACGTCATCGCCCAGGCCCTGGGACTGGACTCGATCATCACCCTGACCACCCCCCAGGACCTGCGCTCCGCCGCCCGCGAGCAATGGAACGACGGCGCCAACACCCTAGCTATCGCCCCCGGCGTGGTAGTCACCTACGAGTCCAACGTGAACACCAACGAGTACCTGACCGCAAAGGGCATCACCGTGCACACCATCCCCGGCTCCGAGCTGGGACGGGGCCGGGGCGGTCCACACTGCATGAGCTGCCCCGTATCCCGCAAGCCCCTCACCTAAGCAAGACCCCCGCAACCAGTTAAAGATAAGGAGACCCCCATGCCACACCCTCTTTCCGGCCGGAGCTTCCTCAAGGAGATCGACTTCACCGCCAAGGAGTGGAGCATCCTGCTGAACCTCGCCGCCCAGCTCAAGGCCGACAAGAAGGCTGGCAGGGAAGTGAAACGGCTGACCGGCAAGAACATCGCCCTGCTGTTCGAGAAGACCTCCACCCGCACCCGCTGCGCCTTCGAGGTCGGGGCCCACGACCAAGGCGCCCAGGTCACCTACCTGGACCCCTCCGGCAGCCAGATGGGGCACAAGGAGTCCGTGGCGGACACCGCCCGCGTGCTCGGGCGCATGTTCGACGGCATCGAGTTCCGTGGCAAGCGCCAGGACCACGTCGAACAGCTCGCTGAACTCTCCGGCGTGCCAGTGTGGAACGGCCTGACCGACGAGTGGCACCCCACCCAGGCCCTAGCCGACCAGCTCACCATGATCGAGCACTCCGGCAAAGACCTGAAGAACGTGTCCCTGGCCTACCTGGGCGACGCCCGCAATAACGTCGCCAACTCCCTGCTAGTGGCAGGGGCCCTAATGGGGATGGACGTGCGCCTCGTGGGCCCGGCGGCCCTACACCCCGCCGCCGAAGTCATCGCCCACGCCGAACACCTATCCCAGAAGTCCGGCGCCAAGATCACCATCACCGACGACGTCGCCGCAGGCGTCAAGAGCGTGGACTTCCTGTACACGGACGTGTGGGTCTCCATGGGCGAGCCCAAGGAAGTCTGGGACGAGCGCATCGCCCTGCTCAAGCCCTACCAGGTCAACGGCGAGCTGGTGAAGCTCACCGGCAACCCGCAGGTCAAATTCCTGCACTGCCTGCCCGCCTTCCACGACCGCCGCACCACCATCGGCGAGGACATCTACCAAAAGACTGGCCTGGACGGCCTGGAGGTTACCGACGATGTCTTCGAGACCGACGTCAACATCGCCTTCGACCAGGCAGAGAACCGCATGCACACCATCAAGGCCGTCATGGTGGCGACCCTGGGGCACTGGGAGGACTGAGCCATGCGCGTCGTCGCCGCCCTGGGCGGGAATGCCCTGATGCGCCGCGGAGAGAAGCCCGACGCTCGCACCCAGATCGCCAACGTGGAGGTGGCCGCCCGGCAGCTGGCAGCCATCGCCGAGAAGCACGAACTCATCATCACCCACGGCAACGGCCCTCAGGTGGGCACCCTGGCCCTGCAGTCAGCCAATGACGAGCGCCTCTCCGAACCCTACCCCCTGGACACCATCGGGGCGCAGACCCAGGGCATGATCGGATACTGGCTGCTGCAGGCTATGCAGAACGCGCTGCCGGGACGCCACGTGGCCTCACTGGTGAGCCAGACCCTGGTCATGGCCGGGGACCCGGCCTTCACCAACCCCACCAAGTTCGTAGGCGAGGTCTACGAGGAGCAGGAGGCCCGCGCCCTAGCCGCGGAGAAAGGCTGGACCGTCAAACAGGACGGCAAGCACTGGCGTCGCGTGGTCGGCTCCCCCCAGCCCCAGCGGGGCATCGAGACCCGCATGGCCCGCATCCTGATCCAAGCCGGGGCCGTGGTGATCTGCTCCGGTGGGGGCGGCGTGCCGGTGATCCGCAACGCCAAGGGCAAGCTCCAGGGCGTAGAGGCCGTGGTAGACAAGGACCTGACCGCCGCCGTGCTCGCCGAGCACCTAGAGGCCGACGTCCTACTGATCCTCACCGACGTGGACGGGGTCTACACAGGCTTCGGCTCCTCCACGCAAAAGCGCGTGGACCGGGCCACCCCCGCATCGCTGCGAGCTATGAACCTGCCGGCCGGGTCCATGGGCCCCAAAGTGGAGGCCGTGTGCCGCTTCGTCGAACTCACTGGCGACATGGCGGCAATCGGGCGTCTAGAGGACGCCGCCGCCATCATCGAGGGCACGGCAGGCACCGTGGTCACCGCTGGCGGCAACTACGGCGGCCCGGACGACATCCGCCCACCGCTGCCAGAACCCGCTCCCGGCCGCCTGCGCTCGTCCTAAGCCACGCAAGCCACCACCCACCGCACAGGGAGGAGCACCCACACCGGAGACCACCAGCACACTCCACCAGGCACCACGTCAAGAAACCAGAGACACCATCACAAAGGAGTGAACACCATGACGAAGATCGTCAACTCTTGGAACGACTTCGACCCACTGAAGCACGTGATCGTTGGTCGCGCGGAAAACTCGGTCATCCCACCCGAGGAGCCCGCCACCTCTGAGAAGGTACCGATCGACTCGGAGATGCGTGGCATGTGGGGCCCCCGCCCCCTGGAAACTGTGGAGAAGGCCGCCGCCCAGCTCGACTTCCTGGCCAAGACCCTGGAGGAGCACGGCGTTAAAGTGGACCGCCCCACCCCGTTGCAGTGGAACCAGCACATCCAGACGCCGGACTTCCGCAACGACTCCATGATGACCTGTATGCCGCCGCGCGACATCCTGCTCACCATCGGCAACGAGATCATGGCCTCCGCCAACTCCTTCCGCTGCCGGTACTTCGAGTACCTGGCCTACTGGCCACTCATGAAGCAGTACTTCGACGAGGACCCCGAGTTCAAGTGGACCCAGGCCCCGCGCCCCCGCCTGACCGACGCCTCCTACAAGCACAACTACTACGACGAGAAAATCTCCTTGGAGGAGCGCCTGGAACGCACCGCCGCCAAGGACTTCGTCACCACTGAGGTTGAGCCCATGTGGGACGCCGCCGACGTGCTGCGCCTAGGCAAGGACCTGTTCATCCAGCACGGTCTAACCACCAACCGCACCGCCATGGAATGGTTCAAGCGCTACTACCCGGACCTGCGGGTGCACGCCGTGAACTTCCCCGGCGACCCCTACCCGATCCACATCGACGCAACCTTCGTGCCGCTGCGGCCAGGCCTGATCATCAACAACCCGCACCGCCGCTTGCCCGAGGAGCAGCGCAAGATCTTCGAGGCCAACGACTGGCAGATCGTCGACGCCGCCAAGCCGGCCCACGACACCCCGCCGCCGCTGTGCTACTCCTCGGTGTGGCTGTCCATGAACTGTCTGGTGCTCGACCACAAGACGGTCATCTGCGAGGCCTCCGAGGTCCACCAGATGGAGCAGATGGACAAGCTCGGCATGAATGTCATCCCGGTGCCCTTCCGCGACGCCTACCCCTTCGGTGGCGCCCTGCACTGCGCCACCGCGGACGTGTTCCGCGAGGGCGGCTGCGAGGACTACTTCCCGAACCAGGTCGAGGACCCTACACGAGTCTGAAGCCCGTGTTCTGAGAAGTGGCCCAGAACGCCGGGATCACTGGGGTCTCGGCTCCCGGTGACCCGGGACTTCGGGGGGCGAGTCCCCATTTCCCGCGGAGATCTCGCCCCCCGGGCCCTGTTCCAGACGGGACCGGAGCGACGTCGACACCGCTCGTCCGCCCTTAACCCGGCGTCCTCTCATCCTGAGCGAACCCGGTGAAAAAACTCAGTACTACAAAGGAGTAGCACCTTGAACGAACGGTCGAAGTACAAGCTCAAGGGTTTCGGCTTCATGTTCCTCTCGTCCTCACTGATGGGCGGCATCGGAGCGTTCGCTCGCTATATCAACGCCCCGGGGGACTTCATCGCGTTCTGGCGCTCATTCGCCGGATTCCTCGGCATGACCATCATATTCTTGGCCATAGGAGGGTTCCGAAAGGTGCGTTCCACCAGATTCTCCCCCTCCATCCTGTTCTCAGGAATCTTTCTCGGACTGCTGTCGGCGTTGTACGTGATAGCCACACAGTATACAACGCTGGCGAACGCATCATTCCTCATATACACGGGCCCGATCTACTCAACGATATTGGCCACGATATTCCTTAAAGAACCCTTCAAGCCTGCCATGCTGGCGTCACTCGCATCCGTCGTCATCGGCACTCTACTCATCGTGGAGATCGTTTCAGAAGACGGCTTCGGGCTCGACCCCGACCCCCAGTACATGACCGGAAACATCATCGCCCTGGCCTCGGGAGTCGCATACGGCCTTTATCTATTTACTTCGCGCTATCGCGAGGACTGCGACTCCAACGCCCGCGCCTGGTACAACTTCTTGTTCGCCGCCTCCACGATCGCCATCATGGTGGCATTCCGCTGGAGTTCCTTCGTCTATCCGGTGCGCGAGTCCGTCAACGGTGTTCCGACCACGACGGTGGATGCCGACGGCAGGCCGGTCAGCGCGCCGTGGAATCTGCTGGAGATGGATGGCCGCTCCTGGGCAGTCCTTCTCATCGCCGCCGTAGTGACCGGGTTCGGGGCCTTCTACTTCCTCACGGTGGCCTCGAAGATCCTCCTGGCGGGCGAGTTGGCCACAATCTCCTATCAAGAGACCATCATGGCCTCCATCCTCGGATTCATTCTCTTCCACGAGCACCTCTCCGGACTGCAATTCCTGGGCGGTGCGCTCATCATCGCTGGCGGCCTGTCCCAGGTATTCTTCTCCACCCGGGGCGAGGCCGCCCCACCGAACAACGAGGCTGAAACAACATCAGCCGAGCACGAGAAAGCTTTGATCTCATGAAGCAGACCCTCCTAATGAAGGAAATGGACGCCTTCACCTACCGCGAGCGCATCGCCGCCAATCCGATCGTCATCATCCCGGTCGGCTCATTGGAGCAGCACGGACCCCACATGCCCCTGTGCGTGGACGAGCTGCTTTCAACCGACATGGCCATCGCCGTCGCCGAGGTGATGGGCGCCGTAGTCGGGCCGCCCATCACCTTCGGTTACAAGTCCCAGCAACGGTCAGGAGGCGGGTACCACCTGGCGGGCACCGTCAGCCTGACGGGCAAGACCTTCATCGACCTCGCCAAAGAACTCACCCTTGAGCTGGCCGAGCACGGAGTACGCAGGTTCGTCTTCTGCAACGGTCACTACGAGAATTACCAGTTCCTCTTCGAGGGCGTTGACCTGGCGGTGCGCGATCTACGGGCACGGGGCGTCGAGATCACCTGTCAGCTCATCTCCTACTGGGATTTTGTAGACGACGCGACCATCGACCGGATCTACCCCGAGGGCTTCACGGGCTGGGACCTTGAGCACGGTGGAGTCCTCGAAACCTCCCTCATGCTCCTGCTTCACCCCGACCTAGTCGATATGGACCGGGTCTCCGACGACCCGTCGGCCGTCCTGCCCAACTACGACATCCTTCCGATCAAACCCGAGTTGACCCCGCCATCGGGCTGCCTGTCCTCGGCGAGAAACGCCACCTTGGAGAAGGGAAAGATCCTTCTGGACACCGCAGCGGTCGGCATAGTCGAGGCTATCCGCCATGAGTTCTGAGGATGGCTCCAGCACCAATGACTCCGGTGGGGAAATGGACGGCTCCGACCCGATCAGCACCCATACTCGGTGCCACGATGACAACCGCATCAGGATCGCGGCGGTGACCGTTGTCGTCCTTCTGGCCCTGGGGACCGTCCTGTTCCGGGAGCAGGCCTTCACCGTCATCGATGTGGCCCGTACTTTCGTCACCGAGTACTTCTCCTGGTACTTCGTCGTGTTCTCGGGACTTGCCCTCGTCTTCGTCCTGGTCATCGCCTTGTCTTCCTACGGCTCTATCAGACTCGGCGGCCCGCGGGCGAGGACCGAGTATGGGCGCTTCGCCTGGTACTCGATGCTCTTCGCCTCGGGGCAGGGCATAGGACTCATCTTCTGGTCCGTCGCCGAGCCCGTCCTTCTCAAGACCGATGACCCCCTCGCCGATTCCAATCCGGGAGACGTCGACTCGGCATCATTGTCCTGGGGGTACTTCCACTGGGGGCTGACCGCCTGGGCGATCTACTGCGTCGTCGCCCTGTGCATCGCCTACTCCACATACAACTGCGCCCAGCAGGCCACCTTCCGGGGCGCCTGTGAGGATCTCTTCCCGGCGCGGCACCGGCGCCGCGCCGGCTTGGCGATCGAGCTGTTCGCCATACTCGCAACGATCCTGGGCCTGTCCACGTCCTTCGGTTTCGCCTCGCTGCAGTTGTCCTCGGGGCTGTCCGCGTTGCTGGACATCGAGGTCGCCACCTCCGGCAAGGTCGCCGTCATCACCACGATGGGAGCCATTACCGCGATCTCGGTCTACTTCGGGATCAACCGCGGAATGCGGCTCATCTCAGAGCTCAACTCCGTCCTATCCGTGGTCCTTGTCTTCCTCACCCTGATCTTCGGCCCGACGATGTACATCCTGCACATCCTGCCGCAGTCCGTCGGCGAGTTCATCGACCGATTCGTCGCCATGTCAGTGTACTCCGAGCCGAAGGTCCTGGGCTCGGGCATCACCACATGGAGCGAGTCGTGGAACGGGCAGTGGACCACCTTCTTCTGGTGCTGGTGCATCGCCTTCTCCCCTTTCGTCGCCTCCTTCATCGCCTCAATTTCCAAAGGGCGCACGCTCAGGGAGTTCATACTCGGAGTGCTCGGCATCCCAACGATCATCGTCATGATATGGATCGGTGTCATCGGCGGTGCCGCCCTGCACTACGACACAAAATCGAATGGTGCGGTCGGAAACTCCCTCAACGCGGACGTCTCCGCAGGGCTGTTCACGGCGCTCGGCTTCGTGCCCCTCGTCGGAGGTCTGCTCATCCTGGTATCCACGGTCCTGGTAGGGACATACTTCGTAACCTCCCTGGACTCCGGAGTGCATGCGCTTTCGGGATTCGTATCCATGGGCGCGAAGGCCTCCCCGCGGTTCCGGGTAGTGCTCGCAATACTCATCTCCATCCTGGCGATCGCTCTGCTGACCCTGGGCGGCGGCAGTGCACTGACCACGATTCAGACCGGAACCATTGTCGGCGCACTCCCCTTCAGCGCCATCATCCTGCTCATGCTGGTGAACATCGTCCGCAGGCTGCGGAGGCGGCAACAACACACCGGTACCGACCTGCCCTGCGGCGTCGTCGGCGCGCACCGGACTCAGTCCTGAAAACCGCAGGCTGAGACCAGGAGGTCGGCCGCTGACGCGGGCGTTAACATCATCGTCTTGTGAGCACCGACATTCCCAGAACTGCGGCGACGTCTAAGGGCGCGGCGCGACGTCGCAGCATCATCGACGCGGCCGCCTCGATCATCCGCGAATCCGGTCCCAGTGCCGTGACCCATCGTGGCGTCGCGGAACGAGCCGGTTGTTCGTTGTCGGCCACCACATACTACTTCTCCGGCCTGGATGACCTGCTTTACGAGGCCGGGCGAGTGAACATCGCCCTGTGGGCGGAACGCGCCGAGCGAGTCGCCAGGAAGGTCGAGGCGCTGGACCACTCGCCCTCGCTGGAAGAGGCCGTCGAGCTCCTGTTGTCGGCCACCCTGCCCGACGCCGGGCCCTACTTGGGCCAC belongs to Actinomyces trachealis and includes:
- a CDS encoding serine/threonine protein kinase, which codes for MTKIVNSWNDFDPLKHVIVGRAENSVIPPEEPATSEKVPIDSEMRGMWGPRPLETVEKAAAQLDFLAKTLEEHGVKVDRPTPLQWNQHIQTPDFRNDSMMTCMPPRDILLTIGNEIMASANSFRCRYFEYLAYWPLMKQYFDEDPEFKWTQAPRPRLTDASYKHNYYDEKISLEERLERTAAKDFVTTEVEPMWDAADVLRLGKDLFIQHGLTTNRTAMEWFKRYYPDLRVHAVNFPGDPYPIHIDATFVPLRPGLIINNPHRRLPEEQRKIFEANDWQIVDAAKPAHDTPPPLCYSSVWLSMNCLVLDHKTVICEASEVHQMEQMDKLGMNVIPVPFRDAYPFGGALHCATADVFREGGCEDYFPNQVEDPTRV
- the arcC gene encoding carbamate kinase, which gives rise to MRVVAALGGNALMRRGEKPDARTQIANVEVAARQLAAIAEKHELIITHGNGPQVGTLALQSANDERLSEPYPLDTIGAQTQGMIGYWLLQAMQNALPGRHVASLVSQTLVMAGDPAFTNPTKFVGEVYEEQEARALAAEKGWTVKQDGKHWRRVVGSPQPQRGIETRMARILIQAGAVVICSGGGGVPVIRNAKGKLQGVEAVVDKDLTAAVLAEHLEADVLLILTDVDGVYTGFGSSTQKRVDRATPASLRAMNLPAGSMGPKVEAVCRFVELTGDMAAIGRLEDAAAIIEGTAGTVVTAGGNYGGPDDIRPPLPEPAPGRLRSS
- a CDS encoding DMT family transporter, producing MNERSKYKLKGFGFMFLSSSLMGGIGAFARYINAPGDFIAFWRSFAGFLGMTIIFLAIGGFRKVRSTRFSPSILFSGIFLGLLSALYVIATQYTTLANASFLIYTGPIYSTILATIFLKEPFKPAMLASLASVVIGTLLIVEIVSEDGFGLDPDPQYMTGNIIALASGVAYGLYLFTSRYREDCDSNARAWYNFLFAASTIAIMVAFRWSSFVYPVRESVNGVPTTTVDADGRPVSAPWNLLEMDGRSWAVLLIAAVVTGFGAFYFLTVASKILLAGELATISYQETIMASILGFILFHEHLSGLQFLGGALIIAGGLSQVFFSTRGEAAPPNNEAETTSAEHEKALIS
- a CDS encoding creatininase, which translates into the protein MKQTLLMKEMDAFTYRERIAANPIVIIPVGSLEQHGPHMPLCVDELLSTDMAIAVAEVMGAVVGPPITFGYKSQQRSGGGYHLAGTVSLTGKTFIDLAKELTLELAEHGVRRFVFCNGHYENYQFLFEGVDLAVRDLRARGVEITCQLISYWDFVDDATIDRIYPEGFTGWDLEHGGVLETSLMLLLHPDLVDMDRVSDDPSAVLPNYDILPIKPELTPPSGCLSSARNATLEKGKILLDTAAVGIVEAIRHEF
- a CDS encoding arginine deiminase, yielding MRPYIGSEIGELETVILHRPGTEMLRLTPENKDDLLFDDVLWLERAQEEHDQFAKVLTDHGVQVLYLRDLLSQTLEVPEARSYLVKEVLSACESGCGGDSSIQYWAERLSPTDLAEVLIAGITKEEILEQLPTVSSMTLSTMSNDDLLLSPLPNHLFTRDSSSWVYQGVSINAMQHPARRRESLSYRAIYRWHPLFAGQDFPLWCDGDTSPGVTMEGGDIQILGNGAVMIGVSERTSSQGVEQLSAALFKGGVEQVIAVHMVKKRAQMHLDTIMTMVDHGTFTKYVGAGMIPTYTLRPGDDGSIHTTENPPEAMNDVIAQALGLDSIITLTTPQDLRSAAREQWNDGANTLAIAPGVVVTYESNVNTNEYLTAKGITVHTIPGSELGRGRGGPHCMSCPVSRKPLT
- the argF gene encoding ornithine carbamoyltransferase → MPHPLSGRSFLKEIDFTAKEWSILLNLAAQLKADKKAGREVKRLTGKNIALLFEKTSTRTRCAFEVGAHDQGAQVTYLDPSGSQMGHKESVADTARVLGRMFDGIEFRGKRQDHVEQLAELSGVPVWNGLTDEWHPTQALADQLTMIEHSGKDLKNVSLAYLGDARNNVANSLLVAGALMGMDVRLVGPAALHPAAEVIAHAEHLSQKSGAKITITDDVAAGVKSVDFLYTDVWVSMGEPKEVWDERIALLKPYQVNGELVKLTGNPQVKFLHCLPAFHDRRTTIGEDIYQKTGLDGLEVTDDVFETDVNIAFDQAENRMHTIKAVMVATLGHWED
- a CDS encoding BCCT family transporter, translated to MSSEDGSSTNDSGGEMDGSDPISTHTRCHDDNRIRIAAVTVVVLLALGTVLFREQAFTVIDVARTFVTEYFSWYFVVFSGLALVFVLVIALSSYGSIRLGGPRARTEYGRFAWYSMLFASGQGIGLIFWSVAEPVLLKTDDPLADSNPGDVDSASLSWGYFHWGLTAWAIYCVVALCIAYSTYNCAQQATFRGACEDLFPARHRRRAGLAIELFAILATILGLSTSFGFASLQLSSGLSALLDIEVATSGKVAVITTMGAITAISVYFGINRGMRLISELNSVLSVVLVFLTLIFGPTMYILHILPQSVGEFIDRFVAMSVYSEPKVLGSGITTWSESWNGQWTTFFWCWCIAFSPFVASFIASISKGRTLREFILGVLGIPTIIVMIWIGVIGGAALHYDTKSNGAVGNSLNADVSAGLFTALGFVPLVGGLLILVSTVLVGTYFVTSLDSGVHALSGFVSMGAKASPRFRVVLAILISILAIALLTLGGGSALTTIQTGTIVGALPFSAIILLMLVNIVRRLRRRQQHTGTDLPCGVVGAHRTQS
- the tmk gene encoding dTMP kinase translates to MTVPPPARPGKPRAGLLITFEGGDGVGKTTQLDLLATTLAAARISYRRTLEPGGTLLGQEIRRLLLHGGEVTPRAEALLYAADRAHHVDTVIRPALAEGAVVVCDRYLDSSVAYQGAARALGPTEVRDLSLWATGGLLPELTILLDADPALARQRTAVRGTTDRLEREPSSFHHALREQFLTLAAAEPERFTVVDACQPVAQVTQAVNQAVGRLLAAHQGRVRREDGSPQGAGTAFTVAAQRLQGGADPECGERP